A window of Centroberyx gerrardi isolate f3 chromosome 19, fCenGer3.hap1.cur.20231027, whole genome shotgun sequence genomic DNA:
ggatttacAAGGCTTGTGGGAACCCTGCAAAGACCAATGGGGTAAATATGCACTAACACGCAGTGATGAACTTGAAAttagatgaaaatgaaattagagAACCAGGAAGTTTGTCTACTATTTTTATGTAATTCCttctaaatacacacacatatataagtCAGCATTGAAAGTAAAATCCTGTCCCATGTTATTGTGCAGGCAGCTGATCAAAGATGAAATGACATCAACAGGTAGTATTTCAACCAACTTTATTTATAACAACGGGGGGAACGACTCTACTGAGGAGGCTGCTGCTGATCGGGCATGCTCCTGATGATGTCAGAAtcgcctggaggaggagagaggacagtcagaaaaatcaatataaaaatcaaatcaatataTTCCAACAGATACAGAACAATACATATGGTCCCTAATTattttaaatacaaatacatgaaTACAGAGTTGCCATTATGAGGGTAAATGTCTCCAACGGAGCATTCGTGAGCTGGCCAGACGGTACTGTCAGCTCAACCGAGCACTCCGACTGGCTCTCATCTAGCGAACCACTAGTCCTGAACTGGATCACTTTAGTGAGCAGATCCAACAGGCGCATAAATTCGCAGAGAGGGAATGACAGGGGCCGGgagtaaaaaatattaaatcaaACAGTTGAAACAAACCCCAGCCAAACTAGCGATTCCCAAACTATTCTTCACACACCACAATTAAGGCCAATTCAGGGATTTTCCCTGTGTTATTTGTTGACTGGGTCTCACTCTGATGAGCTGAACCTTTGTGTGTTGGACAACACTGATCATCTAACAGACCAGCACTACTGAATCAGCTGTGCCGAGCCAAAGGAATGGCTGACGGTGTGTGGCGTTGCAGAACAGCTTGGGAAACAACGGTGCCACAGGAAGGGAGACGTCCACTCACCAGGGTCAATGATCGCCAGTGTGCACACCCTGTAGTATTTGCCGCAGGCTGTGCCAAGCTCAATGTTGTTTCCACTGTAGTGGTGGACGCCAGTCTTGGCCAGCATGGCGTAGTACTCGATCTCAGACTTCCTGGACAGGGGAAAGAGGCAGGAGAGGTGTGAGAGACAACGCAGCACGACAGGAACTCTGTGCCAATAATGGCTGACTGGTGAATCCGACGAGACACGGGGGATCCAAATCAAAAGGTGCCGACTGGTCTACTTTGACACTGAACCTCATTCAAATCAACGATGTGCAACAAATCAGATAGTAGCCTGTATTATGTGTATTGTAAGTCTAACTATCATAAGTACATAATCCCAATTGCTATAGGTTTGTTACTGCATTACCTTAGAGGCACTCAAAATGTCATCCTGACCTGAGCAGGAAGTTACTTTCAAAGTGTAATTATTCTCAACTAAAAGTAGTGTTACCCTGCCTACCCTCTTTCACACCGCCCAGTTTATATTTTGACAGAGGCCAGGCATGCATCTCTTGAGCCAAGTGTAGATGCAAATTGAGTTTTGATCACTGACAAAAATATGGGGCAGACCAGTGGTCAGCTGTGTCATATCAGGGAATATGAGCACACTCTTGTGCTTTTCATTAATTTGTCAATCTCTGGCATGCAAGCAAACTGACTGCCCCACAAAATACAGCAAGCTAACCACTTGATACTCAAACCAAGCTTCATCAAGCTGTGAAAACGATGTAATCAGTGTCAATGGTTTGCATGCGTCTTGCTGCACTGAAAATCCTTAAATTCATTTTGCACACCTTTGATGACAATGATGGGCAAAGGTGGGTACTTCACCCAAAATTATGCAGTTTGTCCCTACATTAGGGAGCTATTATCCAGTTTATTACTCCATATGAATTAAAATGTACATGCAGTCATTGTAAACAATGTAATCAGATGTAAACAACTGCATATCAATAGcttcatatacatatatactaaCAGAGCACAGAATATATTATTGGTGGTAAATAGCAATTGATACTACCCCCCTCTCATTTTCCAATAAGATTATGATCTTTGGTCCCAATATTAGTACCGTCAACCACCCACAAAAAGGTCAACATCCAAGATCCAGGGCCTACTGGctgatttttaaaaacaaataataggCAAACCCTATGCACTACGAATGTCATTGCACCTAAACAATCTGTTGCCTATATTAACTTAAGGATCAAATAGAATAACTTTATTCTTTGCAGCATTACTGATGCAGAGGAAGCCCTGAACTAGATACCTGAGGGCAGGGCAGTTGTTGGCCAGGATGACCAGCTTGGCTTTCCCCTGGCGGATCATCTTCTGGGACTGCTTGTAGCCCAGCACGTACTTGCCGCTCTTCATGACCAGCTGGAGTCGGGAGTTGATAGACTCCATGGACTTTTTCTAAAAACCCAGAAATAATCAAGTCAGTGATTGAGTTTGTACTGTCGGACTAGTTTGGCAAacacaagctagctagctagctacagccTGTCCAGGCGATGTGCTGACTCGAATCATATGGCAACATATTGAAAATAGCaagattgtttttcatttgaatgaaagGACACGAGGAGCACAGACGTGTCCTTACATAGGTAGGGAAGGTTAGTAAACTAACATCGCTGCCTTTTACGTGCCGCTAGAACTTGCTAGCCAAGATTAGCTGCAATTccggctaacgttagctaatgtcaGAATACACAAATAGCTGGACAGACAAATATATTGAGGGACGACAACATCCACATGCGCCTTATTAAGACACAATGCAAATACGTGGCGACAGTTCAACACAAGGGTGTACATGTCAAGTGTGAGAAACATGTTTATTCAGACAGCTAAACTGCTAGCAGGCCCAGACAGAAACATGTTTCCACGTGAAGCAGAAGCCTGGCCCTGCAGCAGCGCGTGCACCCGGGCCGACGGACGGCCACTCACCGTTTTCTTTGCGGCGACCATTTTTGCTGTTTAGTCCGATCCGGCCAACCTGGAAGCgagaggatggaaggagaaaTGTGTCGTTAAGCCTTAGATAAGAATACAATGCAAAATTGGTCAAATCCTGGTaagttttaataaaaaaacTCAGAGCTCATCTTACAGTGAGTTAACGCCAATATGGCCTCGGAGAGAAAGGAAGTCCCATCGTGCATTGCGCTTCTATCTGCCCGTTCTCGTGGCTCTGCGTGAACGAGAGCTGCGCAGGATCACTGACCCTTGCAT
This region includes:
- the rpl30 gene encoding large ribosomal subunit protein eL30 gives rise to the protein MVAAKKTKKSMESINSRLQLVMKSGKYVLGYKQSQKMIRQGKAKLVILANNCPALRKSEIEYYAMLAKTGVHHYSGNNIELGTACGKYYRVCTLAIIDPGDSDIIRSMPDQQQPPQ